The nucleotide sequence ccgtttggcttgggccggggtgggggtcgcattgctacacgagctcagatcgtgtcgggcggtctagttgccgattactccgagcgcacttgaaggtgtccgggtcttgaaacgccgaactggtggattgccttgagaggctgctttgcgcttctgctgcgagggccgcagtgtgctcctccgtgcaaagagagcgctctgtgtttccattaactgtgatgaccccccgaggtcctggcatcttgagctcgaGGTATGCAttatgcggtaccgcattgaatcttgcaaatgcggttcgcccgagcagtgcatgatagcaactactgaacgggactatatcgaagattagttcttcgcttcggaagttatccggggatccgaagaccacttccagtgtaattgagcctgtgaaatgggcctctacacctggaatgacgcctttaaaggtcgtttttgtgggtttgatcttgaggggtctatacccattttgcgcactgtgtcctggtaaagcaggttcaggctgctgccgccatccataaggactcgagtgaggtgaaatccgtcgatgattgggtctaagaccagtgcagcgaatccgccatgacggatactggtgggatggtccctgcgatcgaaggtgatcggacaggaggaccaagggttgaactttggggcgactggctccaacgcatatacatccctgagcgcacgcttccactccctcttggggatgtgggttgcatatatcatgttcaccgtccgcacttgtggggggaacctcttctgtcctccggtgttcggctgccggggctcttcctcgtcatcgctatgtggccccttatctttgttttcggcaattaacttgctggcctacttgaatacccaacaatccctattggtgtggttggctggattgtcgggggtgtcgtgtatctgacacaagcgatcgagtatgcggtccaaactggacgggcccagagtgcttattttaaatggctttttccgctgaccgggtttagagcctttgaatctggcattgactgccgtatcctcgataTAGTCgttgttaatgtggcgcttatgtttgttgcgacgtgacctgctattgccatccttggtgtccgaagtaccatggttctttgatatgttattactgcgagccagccagctgtcttctcccgcacaaaagcgggtcatgagtgtcgtgagggctgccatagatttcggcttttcctgaccaagctaccaggctagccactcgtcgcagatgttgtgtttgaaagctgctagggcccctgcatccggacagtcgatgatttgatttttctttgttaggaactgagtccagaattgacTGGCCGATtcttttggctgctgaattatgtggctcaagtcaccgGCATCTGGTGGTCGCGAATGATGTCAGGGTGCGGGTTGAGTTTTTGGCTGGATTGCCTCTCTAttgtggccacgaggtggccgattagccacgttatacgcttcttcctccagtcgggtagcaacctgcattttgggtaactcttggaggggcgttcgagtttatattcctcggccgcgaggacttcagtccatttgtcagctagcagatcttgatcagcttgaagctgctgctgctttttcttaaggcaatttgccgtggccataagccggcgcttgaagcgctcttgttcgacgtgATCCTCTGGCATGGCGAATTCGTCATctccgaggcttgcctcgtcttcggatgggggcatgtaattatcatcctccacccCTCCATCTGgctctctctcaggagggctggctcctccatcctcctgctctaaatcttgctagaggggattgttgttgtctgcggcactatccggagtgttattatctcctgtgcccgtatcaccacttttgctttggtgggacttagaACGGCGCGGCtaatgtcggcgcttgggttgcttcttggaggggtcatcctccgctgtcttgtcgccattgccttctttgagtgtgtccaccatgtatatatcgtatgatgaggtggctgtccagtgccctatgtgcagtggttcctcttcgtctcccgcatcatcttccataccgtcgatgtcttcggagtcgaaattgagcatgtcggttaagtcatcgacagtggctactaagtgggtggtgggtgggccgtgaatttcttcgtcgtcagcatcccaatcctgccaggcatagttcggccaggatcctcccactagtagaaaatggagctttaaaaccggttcgtaagggcctttagtgccggttccataaccggcactaattggtgggcactaaaggccccccctttagtaccggttcggcacgaacgggcgctaaagtgccaccatgtggcgtgagctcgcgcccaggtatgggggacctttagtaccggttggtgttaccaactggtactaaagattttttttgaacttttttgaaaattttggaatttttttttgatttttttttatttttaatttttatgaattatttggtgatttagtctctaatcacctctcttaactgctcaagtgtggatcactcattccaaatcatctaacttcccgaccggtcacccatccctctcactactccagcccgagcacgcttaactttcgggttctattctccttcgtttccaagtctgcacttgttgttttcctaacaatagtaagatgccaatcctattaaccctcaggagtttagcttgagcatgaagtcacacatttcactgtttgagtttgaaactattattctaaaaacagtaattatttagtaacactaatatttcttgaataagtttgaccatagtttgaccacagtttgaccatagtttgaccacagtttgaccagattcgaccaaaattcaaaaaattgaaataattatttagtaacactaatattcttgaataattatgtagtaacattaatacttcttgaataagtagtttgaccagatttaacaaaaaaaattaaaaaaacttaaatttgaccatatctttttttcattttggaatttgaggattctaaaaaattgcaaataggccgtaggccgtctccatcggatgcggattttcgtgctgaattttttgatatattatacgtttttttccgacatcgtatgcaaaagttatagccgttttacattttccctacactttttgcaaaacatgtccaaatttaagttttcaaattttcctaactagtagatgtagtaatataactacctctcgaaggattttattttttgaagtttttatcgttttcttttgattttttcagaactgaaatggcgacacacggggggggggggggtagagtttgaaaattgccctagagtgccggtttgtgtcacaaaccggtactataggtcagacccctttagtaccggttcgtggcacaaaccggtactaaaggttagccctttagtaccggtttgtgccacgaaccggtactaaaggtgatcgtggggccccagcctaatgccagcctgccatcacccctttagtaccggttcgtgccacgaaccggtactaaaggttcaacacgaaccggcattaatgcatagtcattcgaaccggcactaatggtaccattagtgccggctcaaattcaaaccggcactaatgtgcttcatgtttgaccctttttgtactagtgtcctgacaaggagagagaccttaatgagttcagtatgtcgccaaatggcgattgctgaaaaatatccgcggaggtaaactccatgatcggtgcccaatcggattcgctaggaatgggcgcaggcggttcggagcccgtggccggagaaggatccggcagtttaacaacacggctctcgtgcagggtaaggtcaaTGTACGGCTTGATTGCCGATGATGAtaaggcttccgtggcggggtctatccacccgtccatggaaggcgcaactggctccgaattgagggtcggagcggctgccggtgcgatctcctgaacactgtctgatggtagagctaaatcgtactcatcgtgaccgcgtgacgcacaaggcagaggctcgaatctgtcgaagatcaagtctccgcggatatcggccgtgtagtttaagcttccaaacctgacctggtggccaggggcgtaactttcgatctgctccagatggccaagtgagttggcccgcagggcgaagccgtcgaacacaaagatctgtccggggagaaaagtctcaccctggactgcatcgctatcgaagatcgtaggagccatcaagcctaatggcgacgacacagaggaactctcaatgaaagcaccaatgtcggtgtcaaaactggcggatctcgggtagggggtcccgaactgtgcgtctaaggtagatggtaacaggaggcaggggacacgatgttttacccaggttcggcccctcttgacggaggtaaaaccctacgtcctgctcaatTTATTCTTGATGacatgggtattacaagagttgatctaccgcgagatcggagaggctaaaccctagaagctagcctatggtatgattgtatgttattgttctgtcctacggactaaaaccctccggtttatatagacactggagagggttagggttacacaaggttggttacaaaggaggagatacacatatccgtattgcctagcttgccttccacgccaagtagagtcccatccggacacgagacgaagtcttcaatcttgtatcttcatagtctaacagtctggccaaaggatataatccggctgtccggagaccccctaatccaggactccctcagctggctCAATGGCTTTATACGAATGAGCAGTTTTTGATCCCTCTGATCCTGTTCTGGATCCAATATGGAGACAAGGTATGTTCGTAATTCCCTTCATGACTCGTTTAGGAATAACGGATTCGTGGGGTGGTTGGAGTATTTCAGGAGGAATTGTAACAAATCCGGGTATTTGGAGTTATGAAGGTGTGGCAGGTACGCATATTGTGTTTTCTGGCTTGTGTTTCTTGGCAGCGATCTGGCATTGGGTATATTGGGACCTAGAAATATTCTCTGATGAGCGGATGGGAAAACCCTCTTTGGATTTTCCCAAGATCTTTGGAATTCATTTATTTCTTGCAGGGGTGGCTTGCTTTGGCTTTGGGGCATTTCATGTAACGGGTTTGTATGGTCCTGGGATATGGGTATCCGATCCTTATGGACTAACTGGAAAAGTACAAGCTGTAAATCCAGTGTGGGGTGCAGAAGGTTTTGATCCTTTTGTTCCGGGGGAAATAGCTTCTCATCATATTTCTGCGGGTACATTGGGTATATTAGCGGGCTTATTCCATCTTAGTGTCCGTCCGCCTCAACGTCTATATAAAGGATTACGTATGGGCAATATTGAAACTATACTTTCCAGTAGTATCGCTGCTGTTTTTTTGCAGCTTTCGTAGTTGCTGGAACTATGTGGTATGGGTCAGCAACGACCCCAATCGAATTATTTGGGCCTACTCGTTATCACTGGGATCAGGGATACTTTCAGCAAGAAATATATCGAAGAGTTAGCAATGGTTTAGCCGAAAATCTTAGTTTATCAGAAACTTGGTCTAAAATTCCCGAAAATTAGCCTTTTATGATTATATTGGTAATAATCCGGCAAAAGGGGGATTATTCAGAGCAGGCTCAATGGACAATGGGGATGGAATAGCTGTTGGATGGTTAGGACATCCCGTCTTTTGAGATAAAGAAGGACATGAGCTTTTTGTACGCCGTATGCCTACTTTTTTTGAAACATTTCCGGTCGTTTTGGTAGATGAACAAGTAGGTGTAACGGTGGAGTTCTATGGCGGCGAACTTAATGGAGTAAGTTATGCTAATCCTGCTACTGTAAAAAAATATGCGAGGCGTTCTCAATTAGGGGAAATTTTTGAATTAGATCGGGCTACTTTGAAATCTGATGGTGTTTTTCGCAGCAGTCCAAGGGGTTGGTTCACTTTTGGTCATGCTACCTTTGCTTTGCTCTTCTTTTTTGGACACATTTGGCATGGCGCTAGAACATTGTTCCGAGATGTTTTTGCTGGTATTGATCCAGATTTGGATGCTCAAGTGGAATTTGGAACATTCCAAAAAGTGGGAGATCCAACTACAAGGAAACAGGCAGTCTGATACACATTGTTATAGTATCTTTCACCTCTCTTTTTTGATTTGACATGGGAAACATCTCCCATCCTTTCTTTGACTCTTTTTCTTCCCAAATGAGATGGGAGAATTTTTTTTGATTCTGAATCCAGCAGCGGCTGATTGAAATTGAGAGAATAAGCTAAATAATTTTGACTTCACTTTTTTTGATTCTGAAATCGCCGGAAATACTAAGCCTACTAAAGGCACGAAAATAGAAGGTAAGTTTAAATCCGTCATGGAATAGGTGTCTCAATTCAAATTTACTATTTCTATCTAGTCGAAAAATATCTTAAGATTCTTATGATATACTTAAGTATATCTATTATAAGGAATATTGACTATTGTattgtattttttatttttagtttgaaaAATATTCTGTAAAAAAATGAAAGGATAATAAGAAAATTCCAAAAAAGGAGAACTAATTAAaaagattttatttttattttcccatCCTCATGGCCTTTCTATCTTTCtaatctaatttgaaattggattcaAAAGAAAGCGGTTAGAATTTACTTCCTACATACATACTTCTCTAGAAGCGCATACAATAATGCGTGGTAAAGGCGGAAAAATAGTATATTCAATCAAAATCAAAGGGCAAATTATTTTACCTACAACAGATCCCCTACTACCCTCTTAGACTTTAAAAGGCGATATACCACCCAAAGAAAGGGTATGAAAATGCCGGGTGGAGTTAGCTTTTCGACGAAGACCCGTCCCGTGCAGCGAAGCCCTGTTAGTAAGACCCCCCACAATAATGGATTATAGAAGAATATTATTCCAAATACTCCTCTGGACGCATATAGTAGCATTGGGGTTCCGAATATTTTTTATTTATGAATATGAACAGAAAAAATTCATTGTATCGTTGGGTCGGAGCGGAGGTTTGGTCCAGAAAAATTAGAAACAAAACGTCTACTCTACCGCATTGAAGTCTATAGCGTTGTATTTGCACGAAAGTATAATTCTTACCATCAGGATACGATCCTTTCTTTCGAACTAAACGTCTCTACGATGGGTCCAGGTTCTATGTCCAATCCCAAATCAAGGATTTCTCGCTCTTGATTGGAGTCATAAACTAAAAAAACTACCTTTTATCCTTTTTCTCAAGGTTATAGAAAACTTTTTATCTAGTTCTAGCATTTTGAAAAAATGCTTCTTTTTTACACACAGTTCGAGTCACTTGTTGACTCACGATTACGCCTGTTAAAAGTTTCAAACGTCCTCTTTTTTGAAATTGAAAGAGAGTCCTATAAAAAGGTCTAACTTCCAAACTATGTCTTTTTTCATTCATTCTCCTTTAGTTTTTTTCTCTATCTAGAAGTGGAATAGAATAACCCGGTTGAAGGGTAATGATCATACGTCTGTAATGCATTGTATGGCCCAGAATAGGTCCTATTCTTTTACCTTTTCCAGGTAGTCGATGGCTATTCACAGCTACCACCTTAACACCAAAGAAGAGTTCGACCCAATGCTTTATTTCTGTCTTAGTGAATCCCGATTCGACATTAAAAGTATATTGATTCTTTCCCAATAAACGAAGACTTTTTTCTGTAAATACTGCGTATTTGATTCCATTATCATATGATAATActatattttattattttatttgtatttctttattgtaTTATACCTTAATATATATATTCTAGATATATAGAATAGACGAATCTCGATTTGTCAAGTCTCATGATCATATCATGATCTATTTTTATTCGGCTCAAtcttttttagaaaaaaaagaTTGAGCCGAGTTTAATTGCAATCAATTAGAAGAATAAAGAAGAATTACTGCATTTCATaacttatttttttctctttttatttcgtttcttttttatttataccttctcttctttatctttagttTTATCTACTTATCAATAGTATCTACCGGCTCGAACTCGAATTTGATCGCCTTCCATACTTCACAAGCTGCGGCTAGTTCAGGACTCCATTTGCAAGCTGCTCGGATAATTTCATTACCTTCGCGAGCAAGATCGCGCCCTTCGTTACGAGCTTGTACACAGGCTTCTAAAGCCACTCGATTAGCTGCTGCACCAGGTGCATTTCCCCAAGGATGTCCTAAAGTTCCTCCACCAAATTGTAATACAGAATCGTCCCCAAAGATTTCGGTCAGAGCTGGCATATGCCAAACATGAATACCACCTGAAGCTACCGGTATAACACCTGGCATGGATACCCAGTCCTGAGTGAAAAAGATACCGCGAGCACGATCTTTTTCAATAAAATCATCGCGCAATAAATCAACAAAACCTAAAGTCATTTCGCGTTCCCCTTCTAACTTACCTACTACTGTACCGGAGTGGATATGATCTCCCCCAGACATACGCAATGCTTTAGCTAATACACGGAAATGCATACCATGATTTTTCTGTCTATCAATAACTGCATGCATTGCACGGTGAATGTGAAGAAGTAGGCCATTGTCGCGGCAATAATGAGC is from Triticum aestivum cultivar Chinese Spring chromosome 3A, IWGSC CS RefSeq v2.1, whole genome shotgun sequence and encodes:
- the LOC123061424 gene encoding ribulose bisphosphate carboxylase large chain; its protein translation is MRRRDRFVFCAEAIYESQAENSEIKGHYLNAAAGTCEEMIKRAVFARELGVPNVMHDYLTGGFTANTTLAHYCRDNGLLLHIHRAMHAVIDRQKNHGMHFRVLAKALRMSGGDHIHSGTVVGKLEGEREMTLGFVDLLRDDFIEKDRARGIFFTQDWVSMPGVIPVASGGIHVWHMPALTEIFGDDSVLQFGGGTLGHPWGNAPGAAANRVALEACVQARNEGRDLAREGNEIIRAACKWSPELAAACEVWKAIKFEFEPVDTIDK